One Orrella dioscoreae genomic window carries:
- a CDS encoding solute symporter family protein, producing MKQRLGKTGAGLALGLAASQAAQAQTTTLVSDNNRLMTFGIFAALVSLTIFITYLAARRNRGVGDFYTAGGGIAPRMNGLAIAGDYLSAAAFLGVSGLIALYGLDGIIYLVGFFVSFIPVLILVAEPCRNLGKYTLGDVLAFRNSFRATKSVVAISSILVALFYMVPQIVGGAVIIRAMIGVPYETSVIAVGVLMLMYVMFGGMRATTAVQILKAALLIGFCFALVLLSWIPYGFDISHFFRDVAASQGIQRHVLDTLMGANSALSPQEAGQRFLQPGLYLKNPLEQISLSLALVLGTAAMPHILMRFFTVADAKSARKSALYAMFAIGLCHLLIIVIGFSAALNTGPLAILGLDKGGNLAAPMLAQFLGGGPESLLGNLMLALVAAVSFATIVAVVAGLTLAAASSLAHDVYVGAIRGGQASEREQANAARIATLAMAIVSILAGIAAKGQNVAQLVGLGYAVAASANLPALVMTLYWRRCSTAGVVAGVVGGTLLSIGLVLASPNMTYPLQQKAQAVAEQTKLERSLQRAERGELTATQEKVAAWRRDADAARQRAAAIPPDATSILGLSEPLIDLRNPGLISIPVGFLLVLLFSLLFPSKHSTARWSEFAVRRETGIGLARPSAH from the coding sequence ACCATCTTCATTACCTACCTGGCGGCCAGGCGAAATCGCGGCGTCGGAGATTTCTATACCGCCGGGGGCGGCATCGCCCCCCGCATGAACGGACTGGCCATCGCGGGCGACTATCTGTCGGCCGCGGCATTCCTTGGCGTTTCCGGCCTGATCGCGCTGTACGGCCTGGACGGCATCATCTACCTGGTCGGGTTCTTCGTATCCTTCATCCCGGTGCTGATCCTGGTCGCCGAACCGTGCCGCAACCTGGGCAAATACACGCTGGGAGATGTCCTCGCCTTCAGGAACAGTTTCCGCGCCACAAAGTCCGTCGTCGCGATATCCAGCATTCTGGTTGCCCTCTTCTATATGGTTCCGCAGATCGTGGGAGGCGCGGTCATCATCCGCGCAATGATCGGCGTGCCCTACGAGACCTCGGTGATCGCGGTCGGCGTCCTGATGCTGATGTACGTCATGTTCGGGGGAATGCGTGCCACCACCGCGGTGCAGATCCTCAAGGCAGCACTGCTGATCGGGTTCTGCTTTGCGCTCGTGTTGCTGTCATGGATCCCCTACGGCTTTGACATCAGCCATTTCTTCCGTGACGTCGCCGCCAGCCAAGGCATTCAGCGACATGTGCTCGACACGCTGATGGGCGCCAATTCGGCACTGAGCCCGCAAGAGGCCGGGCAGCGCTTCCTGCAGCCCGGCCTCTACCTGAAGAATCCGCTGGAACAGATATCGCTCAGCCTGGCATTGGTGCTGGGTACCGCCGCGATGCCGCATATTCTCATGCGCTTCTTTACCGTGGCGGATGCCAAGAGCGCCCGCAAATCCGCCTTGTACGCCATGTTCGCCATCGGCCTGTGCCATCTGCTGATCATCGTCATCGGATTCTCGGCCGCGTTGAACACTGGACCGCTGGCCATCCTTGGCCTGGACAAGGGGGGCAACCTCGCGGCGCCGATGTTGGCGCAATTCCTGGGCGGAGGTCCTGAAAGCCTGCTCGGCAACCTCATGCTTGCGCTGGTCGCGGCGGTGTCCTTCGCGACGATCGTCGCCGTGGTCGCAGGCCTGACGCTGGCGGCTGCCTCCTCGCTTGCGCACGATGTCTATGTCGGCGCCATCCGCGGAGGGCAGGCCAGCGAGCGCGAGCAGGCCAATGCGGCGAGGATCGCCACATTGGCCATGGCCATCGTCTCGATCCTCGCCGGCATTGCGGCAAAGGGCCAGAATGTCGCGCAACTGGTGGGCCTGGGCTATGCCGTGGCAGCGTCGGCCAACCTGCCCGCCTTGGTCATGACGCTTTACTGGCGTCGTTGCAGCACCGCCGGCGTCGTGGCCGGGGTGGTGGGAGGAACGCTGCTATCCATCGGACTGGTGCTCGCCTCGCCAAACATGACCTACCCATTGCAGCAAAAGGCCCAAGCCGTCGCCGAGCAAACCAAACTCGAACGCAGTCTCCAACGTGCCGAGCGTGGCGAGTTGACCGCCACGCAGGAAAAGGTCGCGGCATGGCGACGGGATGCCGACGCGGCACGACAACGCGCCGCCGCGATTCCACCCGATGCGACAAGCATCCTGGGCCTGAGCGAGCCGCTCATCGACTTGCGCAACCCAGGCCTGATCTCCATTCCCGTTGGATTCCTGCTGGTGCTGCTCTTTTCCTTACTGTTCCCCAGCAAGCATTCGACCGCGCGCTGGAGCGAGTTCGCCGTCCGCCGCGAGACGGGTATCGGCCTTGCCCGCCCCTCGGCCCATTGA
- a CDS encoding acetyl-CoA hydrolase/transferase family protein — translation MSLTRIRHRALHGKVMSAAQAAGFIRDGMTVGMSGFTRAGDCKAVPEALAARAAHDPLHITLITGASLGHDTDRLLAEAGVLARRLPFQVDRSLRRKINAGEVMFIDQHLSETVEQLRSHHLAPIDVAVIEAVAITETGGIVPTTSVGNSAQFAQQARQVIVEINLSMPEALEGLHDIYVPQDRPARQPVPLTSPAQRIGQPFIAVDPSRIAAIVFTDKPDSPSNVLPPDDETRAIAGHINRFLMDEVHAGRMPATLHPLQAGIGTIANAVLQGFEDSDLQGLTMYSEVLQDSAIALLDSGKLAFASAASMTLSEPVYRRVIENLDFYRSRLVLRPQEISNLPEIVRRFGIIALNTALEFDIYGNVNSTHVNGTHMMNGIGGSGDFARNAHLSIFVSKSVARDGDISSVVPMVPHVDHTEHDVDVLVTEMGLADLRGLAPRERALRVIEHCAHPDYRADLKDYFQRACRRAGGQTPHLLDEAYSWHTRYARTQTMRRAPARAREAEVVLAG, via the coding sequence ATGTCCCTTACCCGCATCCGCCATCGCGCCTTGCATGGCAAGGTCATGAGCGCGGCCCAGGCCGCCGGCTTCATCCGCGACGGCATGACGGTCGGCATGAGCGGCTTCACCCGCGCGGGTGATTGCAAGGCCGTGCCCGAGGCCCTGGCCGCGCGCGCCGCGCACGATCCCTTGCACATCACGCTGATCACCGGCGCCTCGCTGGGCCACGACACCGACAGGCTGCTGGCCGAGGCCGGCGTGCTGGCGCGCCGCCTGCCGTTCCAGGTGGACCGCAGCCTGCGCCGCAAGATCAATGCGGGCGAGGTCATGTTCATCGACCAGCATCTTTCCGAAACCGTGGAGCAGTTGCGCAGCCACCATCTGGCGCCCATCGACGTGGCGGTGATCGAGGCCGTCGCCATCACCGAGACCGGCGGCATCGTGCCCACGACGTCGGTGGGCAATTCCGCGCAGTTCGCGCAGCAGGCGCGCCAGGTGATCGTCGAGATCAACCTGAGCATGCCCGAGGCGCTGGAAGGCCTGCACGACATCTACGTGCCGCAAGACCGTCCCGCGCGCCAGCCCGTGCCGCTGACCTCGCCGGCGCAACGCATCGGCCAGCCATTCATCGCGGTGGATCCGTCGCGCATCGCCGCCATCGTCTTCACCGACAAGCCCGACAGCCCCTCGAACGTGCTGCCGCCCGACGACGAGACGCGCGCCATCGCCGGGCACATCAATCGTTTCCTGATGGACGAGGTCCACGCCGGGCGCATGCCCGCCACGCTGCACCCCCTGCAGGCAGGCATCGGCACCATCGCGAACGCGGTGCTGCAGGGTTTCGAGGACTCGGACCTGCAGGGCCTGACGATGTATTCGGAGGTCCTGCAGGACAGCGCCATCGCCTTGCTGGACAGCGGCAAGCTGGCCTTCGCGTCGGCCGCCTCCATGACCTTGTCCGAGCCGGTCTACCGGCGCGTCATCGAGAACCTGGACTTCTACCGCTCACGGCTGGTGCTGCGTCCGCAGGAGATCAGCAACCTGCCCGAGATCGTGCGGCGCTTCGGCATCATTGCCCTGAACACCGCGCTGGAGTTCGACATCTATGGCAACGTGAACTCCACGCACGTGAACGGCACGCACATGATGAACGGCATCGGCGGGTCGGGCGATTTCGCGCGCAACGCGCACCTGTCCATCTTCGTCAGCAAGTCGGTGGCCCGCGATGGCGACATCTCCAGCGTGGTGCCGATGGTGCCGCACGTGGACCACACCGAGCATGACGTGGACGTGCTGGTGACCGAAATGGGCCTGGCCGACCTGCGTGGCCTGGCGCCGCGCGAGCGCGCCTTGCGCGTGATCGAGCACTGCGCGCATCCGGATTACCGCGCCGACCTGAAGGATTACTTCCAGCGCGCCTGTCGCCGCGCGGGCGGCCAGACGCCGCACCTGCTGGACGAGGCCTACTCCTGGCACACGCGCTATGCCCGCACGCAGACGATGCGGCGCGCGCCGGCGCGGGCGCGTGAAGCCGAGGTTGTGTTGGCGGGCTGA
- a CDS encoding carbon-nitrogen hydrolase family protein codes for MSLPKVKVAAAHAEPVYMDKAATVQKALSLISEAASNGAELVVFPESFIPGFPIWAALWAPLYNHDWFKRMAANSILIDGPEMAAIQAAAKRHGVFVSLGFSEAAAYSLGCLWNSNVLIGDDGLILNHHRKLVPTFYEKMVWAPGDGHGLRVSDTRIGKIGALICGENTNPLARYSLAAQGEQIHISAWPAIWPTRKPGAQNFDNVAANRIRAGGHSFEAKAFGVLNAGFLSKATLDCLLEGGDEEAREVLERTPRAATQFLDPTGAVIGDTLQNDEGLAYAHFDLDDCIEPKQFHDIVGYYNRYDVFDLSIDRRRIQPASFTDDRLTSVSRHQRQDTTLTPQETVPTLA; via the coding sequence ATGTCACTGCCAAAAGTAAAAGTCGCTGCCGCCCACGCCGAGCCTGTCTATATGGACAAGGCCGCCACGGTGCAGAAGGCACTCTCCCTCATCAGCGAGGCCGCAAGCAACGGCGCCGAGCTTGTCGTCTTTCCCGAATCATTCATACCGGGCTTTCCAATCTGGGCTGCGCTGTGGGCGCCCCTCTACAATCACGACTGGTTCAAGCGGATGGCCGCGAACAGCATACTGATCGACGGACCGGAGATGGCCGCCATCCAGGCGGCAGCCAAACGTCATGGCGTTTTCGTTTCCCTGGGGTTCAGCGAAGCGGCCGCCTACAGCCTGGGCTGCCTATGGAACAGCAACGTGTTGATCGGCGACGATGGCCTGATACTCAACCATCACCGCAAGCTCGTTCCGACCTTCTATGAAAAGATGGTATGGGCGCCTGGCGACGGCCATGGGCTGCGCGTGTCGGATACCCGCATCGGCAAGATCGGCGCCTTGATTTGCGGCGAAAACACGAATCCACTGGCTCGCTACTCCCTGGCGGCACAGGGCGAGCAGATCCACATCTCGGCCTGGCCAGCCATCTGGCCCACGCGCAAACCTGGCGCCCAGAATTTCGACAACGTGGCGGCCAACCGCATCCGCGCGGGCGGCCATTCATTCGAGGCAAAGGCTTTCGGTGTCCTCAACGCTGGCTTCCTGAGCAAGGCGACCCTCGACTGCCTGCTGGAAGGCGGTGACGAGGAGGCACGCGAAGTACTGGAACGGACGCCGCGCGCGGCAACGCAGTTTCTGGACCCGACAGGTGCCGTCATCGGCGATACCTTGCAGAACGACGAGGGCCTGGCCTATGCGCACTTCGACCTGGACGACTGCATCGAGCCCAAGCAATTCCACGACATCGTTGGCTATTACAACCGCTATGACGTCTTTGACCTGTCGATCGACCGGCGCCGGATTCAGCCCGCGTCATTCACGGACGACAGGCTGACCTCTGTCTCACGCCATCAACGACAGGACACGACGCTGACGCCCCAGGAGACCGTGCCTACGTTGGCTTGA
- a CDS encoding LysR family transcriptional regulator, giving the protein MNLNRLNWNDLRIFLAVGQASTLSAAARRLGVNESTASRHISHLEQAIGELVFTRDHQGFHLTPRGRELLEHVQAMEKGALGFAEALSGTQQDVAGRVRVATMEGIATLYLSGAFAELRRRHPALEVELLTSAELVHVNRRQADVFLSFFPSEGRGLEAAPVGEFQLHLYGSEAYLATHGRPASRADLSRHVFVSYVDDLVQLDTVRWLSEGVEDPKVVFHSTSMLAQMFAAAAGTGLVMLPTFARAERFGLTPILAQEVRVPRIIWLTVHRDQQYSRRVKAVTGFLREILRRDYPCAPGIKPT; this is encoded by the coding sequence ATGAACCTGAACCGCTTGAACTGGAACGATCTGAGGATTTTTCTTGCAGTGGGCCAGGCGAGCACCTTGAGTGCCGCAGCGCGTCGGCTTGGCGTGAATGAGTCCACCGCCAGCCGGCACATCTCCCATCTCGAACAGGCAATCGGCGAGCTGGTCTTCACGCGGGATCACCAGGGTTTCCACCTGACACCACGCGGGCGTGAACTGTTGGAGCACGTCCAGGCAATGGAAAAAGGGGCGCTGGGTTTCGCCGAGGCATTGAGCGGCACCCAGCAGGACGTGGCGGGGAGGGTGCGCGTGGCAACCATGGAGGGCATCGCCACGCTCTATCTGTCCGGCGCGTTCGCCGAGCTGCGCAGGCGCCATCCCGCGCTGGAGGTGGAACTGCTGACGTCGGCGGAGCTCGTGCACGTCAATCGGCGGCAGGCGGATGTCTTTCTCAGTTTTTTTCCATCAGAGGGAAGAGGCCTCGAGGCGGCCCCCGTCGGTGAGTTCCAGCTTCACCTGTATGGTTCCGAGGCGTATCTGGCTACGCACGGTCGTCCGGCTTCCCGTGCCGATCTTTCCCGGCACGTCTTCGTGTCCTACGTGGACGATCTGGTGCAGCTGGACACCGTGCGCTGGTTGAGCGAGGGGGTGGAAGATCCCAAGGTCGTGTTTCACTCGACCAGCATGCTTGCCCAAATGTTCGCGGCCGCCGCCGGGACCGGCCTGGTGATGCTGCCGACCTTCGCCCGAGCCGAGCGATTCGGCCTGACGCCGATTCTTGCGCAGGAAGTCCGCGTGCCGCGGATCATCTGGCTGACCGTGCACCGAGACCAGCAGTACTCCCGTCGCGTCAAGGCCGTGACGGGATTCCTGCGCGAGATATTGCGGCGCGACTACCCTTGCGCGCCGGGGATCAAGCCAACGTAG